The segment GGGAATTTCCTCCCAGCCGGTTTGCACCATGGACACTTATACAGGCACATTCGCCAACTGCATAGAGACCGTTTGCAGGGGTTGCACCGTCCTTGTCCGAACTGATGCCACCCATGGAGTAATGTTGTCCGGGTTGTACGGGAATTGGTTCCTCAACGGGGTCGATGCCTGCAAAATCGATAGATATCTGCCGGATTCCTCCCAGCCTTTTTTCAATAAGATCTTTCCCGAGGTGCGTGATGTCCAGATGGACATATCCTCCGGGGAAACCTCTTCCCTCATCGATCTCCTGTTGTATTGACCTTGCAACGATATCTCTTGGTGCCAGTTCCATTGAAGAGGCTGCATAGTCCTTCATAAATCTTTCATGGTCCTTGTTATAGAGGTAACCGCCCTCCCCCCTTGCACCTTCTGTGATCAGAATATTAGTTCCCCACAATGTAGTGGGATGGAACTGAACGAACTCCATGTCCTGCATTGGCACTCCTGCACGGTAGGCAAGGCTTATGCCAAATCCCTTGTTGATGATGGCATTGGTGGATCTCTCGTAGATCCGCCCGTAGCCTCCTGTAGCAAGGACCGTTGCCTTTGTTTTGAAGACCTCCAGCTCGGAGTTCAGCAGGTTCATGGCTACAAAACCTTGGCACCTGTTGTCCTCGATGACAATTTTTGTCACAAGCCATTCCCTGTAGACCTTGATACCTGCACGCAAGACCCTTTCATGAAGCGTATGGAGAAGGTTGTGTCCGGTCCTATCGCCGGCATAGCAGGTCCTGGGGAACCCTGCTCCTCCAAAAGGACGCTGTGCGATAGTACCATCATCCTTCCTTGAGAAATTGGTGCCCCAGTGTTCCATTTCAATTACCCTGTCAGGAGCTTCCCTGCACAATATCTCAACTGTATCCTGGTCGGCAAGGTAGTCGCTTCCCTTTACGGTATCGAATGCATGGGATTCCCAGCTGTCGTCCGATCCCAGGGATGCATTGATCCCTCCCTGTGCGGCCCCGGAATGGCTGCGTATGGGGGGTACCTTGGAGATGATCGCAACATCAACTCCCTTTTCGTGAAGCTCGATGGCACACCTGAGGCCTGAAAGCCCGCCTCCTATCACTACTACATCGTGTGTTATCATTTCCTCACTCCAGTCATACTGATGGGGTCAAGAAGCTCTTCTGCTTTTTTTTCATCCATTATGTCCATCTCTTTTACGATCTCGATTATGCTCCTGTTCTTTCGGTGTGCAGTGTATGCGATCTCTGCTGCTTTCTCATAACCTATGCTGGTCGCTAGTATAGTGACAAGAGCAAGACTCTGCTTTGATAGCTCCTCACATCGTTCCCTGTTAGCGGCGATGCCCCTGAGGCATTTTTCTGTAAAGGAGATGGATGCACCGGTGAGTATCTCTATGGAGCTTAGAAGATCATAGGCAAGAATGGGGGTAAATACATTGAGCTCGAACTGTCCGCCCTGTGCCGCCATGGTTATTGCCGTATCGTTCCCGATGATCTGGAAACATGCCATGTTCAGCATCTCGGCCATTACAGGGTTCACTTTTCCGGGCATGATGGAAGAGCCGGGTTGTACTGCCGGGAGGTTTATCTCCCCGATACCTGTTCGCGGACCGCTTGAAAGAAGACGCAGGTCATTTGCTATCTTGATGAGGCTAACGGCAATACCTCGCATTGCAGCCGATGCTCCGAGGATCGCTTCTGCAGACTGGGTGGCCTCAAATAGATTATGGGCAAGCCTGAAATCCTGCCCGGTGATCACTTTCATTTCTTTTATTGCGATCCGGCTGAAATCTTCCGGCGTGTTAAGTCCGGTACCGACGGCAGTACCACCCATGTTCAGTTCCTAAAGGCCATCAAGTGAGATCTCAAGCCCTTTGATACCCAGTTCCAGCATTTGTGCATATCCAGAGAATTCCTGGCCGAGTGTTACGGGCACTGCATCCTGCAGATGTGTTCTTCCGGGCTTGACGATGTCCATGAACTCAGATGATTTCTCGGCAAGAACGATCAACATTTCCGCAAGTGCGGGCATGAGTTCTGCATTGATGGTTTCCACAGCTGCAATGTGTATAGCAGTGTGGGTGGTATCATTCGAGGACTGTGACATGTTCACATGGTCGTTCGGGTGAACGATGTCGTAATTTCCCTTTTCAAAACCAAGGATCTCAAGTGCTCTGTTTGCAATGACCTCATTCGCGTTCATATTCTGCGAGGTACCTGCACCTGACTGGAATGCATCCAGCACGAATTGGTCATCGAACTTACCTTCCCTCACTTCGGACGCGGCCCGGATGATGGCATTCCCTTTTGTGCTGTCAAGCTTTCCGGCTTCCATATTGGCATGTGTGGATGCCATTTTTATTGCGGCCTGTGCTTTTATGAATGAGGGTGGTAGCCTCTGATTACTAACTTTGAAATTATCAACTGCTCTTGCTGTCTGAGGACCATAATAGGCATCTTCAGGCACTTCCACTTCCCCAAGTGTATCTTTCTCTAAACGGATATAACCCCCCCGTTTGTTTGCCTTCTATTATTTTACTGTTTACATTATGTATCAGACATGTTCTATCTGCGTATGATTTGAAATTTCAGAATTCGTAGTGCAAAGATCGTTGATGCTTAATTTGTGGACATCATCATTTCCTGTTAGCCTTGCGAAGTTCTCAAGCTCCTGCGTGGACACTCTCAGAAAGTTCTCCAGTTTCTTTGCAGAAATATCGATCTTCAGCCTGGCCCGAAGCTCAGGGTCCTGCGTTGTGACACCTACCGGACATTTACCGGTATCACATTGCCTGTATTGCTGGCATGCACACGCCATGA is part of the Methanococcoides methylutens MM1 genome and harbors:
- a CDS encoding FAD-dependent oxidoreductase; protein product: MITHDVVVIGGGLSGLRCAIELHEKGVDVAIISKVPPIRSHSGAAQGGINASLGSDDSWESHAFDTVKGSDYLADQDTVEILCREAPDRVIEMEHWGTNFSRKDDGTIAQRPFGGAGFPRTCYAGDRTGHNLLHTLHERVLRAGIKVYREWLVTKIVIEDNRCQGFVAMNLLNSELEVFKTKATVLATGGYGRIYERSTNAIINKGFGISLAYRAGVPMQDMEFVQFHPTTLWGTNILITEGARGEGGYLYNKDHERFMKDYAASSMELAPRDIVARSIQQEIDEGRGFPGGYVHLDITHLGKDLIEKRLGGIRQISIDFAGIDPVEEPIPVQPGQHYSMGGISSDKDGATPANGLYAVGECACISVHGANRLGGNSLLDTVVFGRRAGVHAADYVASLEEKEESEEDDALEQALNNERTAISDMMGSDGESYSGISEKLKKTMQENVGVFREKKKLQKAIEDIKKLEERAKSLKVKTTAKEFNLELLNAIELKGMLDLAHAIALGALVREESRGAHYRTDFLERDDGNWLKHTLAYLTPEGPRLEYKEVNITTFQPQRRTY